The following coding sequences lie in one Gorilla gorilla gorilla isolate KB3781 chromosome 5, NHGRI_mGorGor1-v2.1_pri, whole genome shotgun sequence genomic window:
- the CDKN1A gene encoding cyclin-dependent kinase inhibitor 1 isoform X1 — protein MSEPAGDVRQNPCGSKACRRLFGPVDSEQLSRDCDALMAGCIQEARERWNFDFVTETPLEGDFAWERVRGLGLPKLYLPTGPRRGRDELGGGRRPGTSPALLQGTAEEDHVDLSLSCTLVPRSGEQAEGSPGGPGDSQGRKRRQTSMTDFYHSKRRLIFSKRKP, from the exons ATGTCAGAACCGGCTGGGGATGTCCGTCAGAACCCATGTGGCAGCAAGGCCTGCCGCCGCCTCTTCGGCCCGGTGGACAGCGAGCAGCTGAGCCGCGACTGTGATGCGCTAATGGCGGGCTGCATCCAGGAGGCCCGCGAGCGATGGAACTTCGACTTTGTCACCGAGACACCACTGGAGGGTGACTTCGCCTGGGAGCGTGTGCGGGGCCTTGGCCTGCCCAAGCTCTACCTTCCCACGGGGCCCCGGCGAGGCCGGGATGAGTTGGGAGGAGGCAGGCGGCCTGGCACCTCACCTGCTCTGCTGCAGGGGACAGCAGAGGAAGACCATGTGGACCTGTCACTGTCTTGTACCCTTGTGCCTCGCTCAGGGGAGCAGGCTGAAGGGTCCCCAGGTGGACCTGGAGACTCTCAGGGTCGAAAACGGCGGCAGACCAGCATGACAG ATTTCTACCACTCCAAACGCCGGCTGATCTTCTCTAAGAGGAAGCCCTAA
- the CDKN1A gene encoding cyclin-dependent kinase inhibitor 1 isoform X2, protein MSEPAGDVRQNPCGSKACRRLFGPVDSEQLSRDCDALMAGCIQEARERWNFDFVTETPLEGDFAWERVRGLGLPKLYLPTGPRRGRDELGGGRRPGTSPALLQGTAEEDHVDLSLSCTLVPRSGEQAEGSPGGPGDSQGRKRRQTSMTVCLNKHTELVVVPLLGSLT, encoded by the exons ATGTCAGAACCGGCTGGGGATGTCCGTCAGAACCCATGTGGCAGCAAGGCCTGCCGCCGCCTCTTCGGCCCGGTGGACAGCGAGCAGCTGAGCCGCGACTGTGATGCGCTAATGGCGGGCTGCATCCAGGAGGCCCGCGAGCGATGGAACTTCGACTTTGTCACCGAGACACCACTGGAGGGTGACTTCGCCTGGGAGCGTGTGCGGGGCCTTGGCCTGCCCAAGCTCTACCTTCCCACGGGGCCCCGGCGAGGCCGGGATGAGTTGGGAGGAGGCAGGCGGCCTGGCACCTCACCTGCTCTGCTGCAGGGGACAGCAGAGGAAGACCATGTGGACCTGTCACTGTCTTGTACCCTTGTGCCTCGCTCAGGGGAGCAGGCTGAAGGGTCCCCAGGTGGACCTGGAGACTCTCAGGGTCGAAAACGGCGGCAGACCAGCATGACAG TCTGTTTAAACAAGCACACAGAGCTAGTAGTGGTTCCTCTGCTGGGCAGCTTGACTTAG